The Geoglobus acetivorans genome window below encodes:
- a CDS encoding alpha/beta fold hydrolase, which yields MKLDLMMGRNHVRLNVDEAVIICHGLPYEQGSAIDKSYDLMAEFFSKRGIAAVVFDFSGTGKSKGDFSLLSWQEDLEYLVDNFERVHLVGFSMGGVIAYCIDNADTYSIIASPFSTRIFEDGFLEDIYSNAILKRTLRGLESLESFKKKFKEEFEILAPENSIPKRNVLVVHGEHDEIVPFEEGTKLFRHAKRPKKFVNVKNGDHFLRKHRKVLEVVYSWIVEKREGESVESITL from the coding sequence ATGAAACTGGATTTGATGATGGGGAGGAACCATGTCAGGTTGAATGTCGATGAGGCTGTTATAATCTGCCACGGACTGCCATATGAGCAGGGTTCCGCAATTGACAAGAGCTATGATTTGATGGCAGAATTTTTTTCAAAAAGGGGAATTGCTGCGGTTGTTTTTGATTTTTCCGGAACCGGGAAGAGTAAGGGAGATTTCAGCCTGCTATCCTGGCAGGAAGACCTGGAGTATCTCGTGGACAATTTTGAGAGGGTGCACCTTGTGGGCTTCAGCATGGGGGGCGTCATTGCATACTGTATCGATAATGCAGACACTTACAGCATAATTGCTTCACCATTCAGCACCAGAATATTCGAAGATGGGTTCCTTGAGGATATATATTCCAACGCAATTCTGAAGAGAACGCTGAGAGGACTTGAGAGTCTGGAATCATTCAAAAAGAAATTCAAAGAAGAATTCGAGATTCTTGCACCCGAAAATTCAATTCCGAAAAGAAACGTTCTTGTGGTTCATGGCGAACATGATGAAATTGTGCCTTTTGAAGAAGGTACGAAACTTTTCAGGCATGCTAAAAGGCCTAAAAAATTCGTTAATGTGAAAAACGGGGACCATTTTCTGAGAAAGCACAGAAAGGTTCTTGAAGTGGTGTATTCCTGGATTGTGGAAAAAAGGGAGGGAGAATCTGTGGAGAGCATCACTCTTTAA
- a CDS encoding adenylyltransferase/cytidyltransferase family protein has translation MKKVVATGTFDIIHPGHIRFLEEAKKLGDYLIVIVARERNVRHKPKPIIPEEQRVRVVEALKPVDMAILGDEEDIFKPIEELKPDVIALGHDQHFNETWLRDELKKRGINAEVVRIHTREECELCSTAKIVKRILKLAPERLEQMKRL, from the coding sequence ATGAAAAAAGTGGTGGCAACAGGGACTTTTGACATCATTCACCCGGGGCACATAAGATTTCTTGAAGAGGCGAAAAAGCTTGGCGATTATCTCATAGTCATCGTTGCAAGGGAACGGAATGTCAGACATAAACCAAAGCCAATCATTCCAGAAGAACAGAGGGTCAGAGTTGTTGAAGCCCTAAAACCAGTCGATATGGCAATTCTTGGTGATGAAGAGGACATCTTCAAACCGATTGAGGAACTGAAACCTGACGTGATTGCACTGGGCCACGATCAGCACTTTAATGAGACATGGCTCAGAGACGAGCTGAAAAAACGGGGCATCAACGCAGAAGTCGTTAGGATACATACCAGAGAAGAATGTGAACTTTGCAGCACTGCGAAAATCGTGAAAAGAATTCTCAAACTCGCTCCAGAGCGTTTAGAGCAGATGAAGAGGCTTTGA
- a CDS encoding DUF2249 domain-containing protein: MEIVDVRGKPHPERPPLILQKLKEFGEVEVWVEVEPKPLMAMLKEQGYTVESSFDGEKWVVRIRK, encoded by the coding sequence ATGGAAATCGTAGACGTCAGGGGAAAACCCCATCCCGAAAGGCCACCCCTAATACTGCAGAAATTGAAGGAATTTGGTGAGGTGGAGGTTTGGGTGGAGGTGGAACCAAAACCCCTGATGGCCATGCTGAAGGAGCAGGGCTACACAGTCGAGTCAAGCTTTGACGGGGAAAAGTGGGTCGTCAGAATCAGGAAGTAG
- a CDS encoding DHHA1 domain-containing protein, whose amino-acid sequence MFEMLRVEARKAAKILEKHDFARIYTHYDADGISAGAVISAALYRRGKAFHLSFLSGLNESIDVDDDLIIFADMGSGYPDVISDIDADVVVVDHHFPVGRIEPKKDFAHINPHLAGIDGSYELSASGTAYVFAKELGDNTDLSSVALVGIIGDKQKISGGNAEIIGEGVKEGHIEQKEGLRMISGKIRDVLRLSLEPFLDFYSKEEELEEFLSQIGIDGEREFDELSRDEERKLANGIVLRILKMNSYPGVVEDFTGMRFYLKAELIQNAVMMSEVVNATGRKAANAVGLAICLRDESFLDKGFELWKEFTEGIHEEIERRRHEVQEGECIRYLVMENGTSTGPIASVFSRYLFADRPFIALNIKKDGRVKVSARSNQKIAEKLDLAEVMRVAAEKVGGRGGGHVVAAGANISDNAVDDFIREVDRLCCSQLSS is encoded by the coding sequence ATGTTTGAAATGCTGAGAGTTGAGGCAAGAAAAGCGGCAAAAATTCTGGAAAAGCATGATTTTGCGAGAATATATACCCATTATGATGCTGATGGCATTTCAGCCGGGGCCGTAATCTCCGCTGCACTCTACAGAAGGGGTAAGGCATTCCATCTGTCCTTCTTAAGTGGGCTGAATGAGAGTATTGATGTTGATGACGACCTCATTATTTTCGCAGACATGGGGAGCGGTTATCCGGATGTCATCTCCGATATTGATGCTGATGTAGTTGTTGTCGATCATCACTTTCCTGTTGGGAGAATTGAGCCAAAAAAGGATTTTGCACATATAAATCCACATCTTGCTGGAATTGATGGCTCCTATGAGCTGTCAGCAAGTGGAACGGCATACGTTTTTGCAAAGGAGCTTGGTGATAACACGGACCTGTCGTCCGTAGCTCTGGTTGGTATCATCGGAGATAAACAAAAGATTTCCGGAGGAAATGCCGAAATCATTGGTGAGGGGGTTAAGGAGGGCCACATCGAGCAGAAAGAAGGTCTGAGGATGATTTCCGGGAAAATTAGGGACGTTCTCAGGTTGAGTCTTGAGCCCTTCCTTGATTTTTATTCAAAGGAGGAAGAACTTGAGGAATTTCTGAGCCAGATTGGCATTGATGGTGAAAGAGAATTTGACGAACTATCACGGGACGAGGAAAGGAAACTCGCCAACGGAATAGTTCTCCGAATTCTGAAAATGAATTCCTATCCTGGAGTTGTTGAGGATTTCACCGGGATGAGGTTTTACCTGAAAGCCGAGCTTATACAGAACGCCGTGATGATGAGTGAGGTTGTGAACGCCACTGGCAGAAAGGCGGCTAATGCGGTAGGTCTTGCAATCTGCCTGAGAGATGAAAGCTTTCTGGACAAGGGATTTGAGCTGTGGAAGGAATTCACAGAGGGTATTCATGAGGAAATAGAGAGAAGAAGGCACGAGGTTCAGGAAGGAGAATGCATACGTTACCTTGTCATGGAAAATGGAACCTCCACCGGACCAATAGCGTCGGTTTTTTCAAGGTATCTGTTTGCCGACAGACCATTTATCGCTCTGAATATAAAGAAAGATGGCAGGGTGAAGGTTTCGGCGAGGTCGAATCAGAAAATAGCGGAAAAGCTCGATCTTGCCGAGGTTATGAGGGTTGCGGCAGAGAAAGTTGGAGGTAGAGGGGGAGGACATGTGGTTGCCGCCGGTGCGAACATCAGCGATAATGCCGTAGATGATTTCATCAGGGAGGTGGACAGGCTGTGCTGTTCTCAGTTAAGCTCATGA
- a CDS encoding iron-sulfur cluster assembly protein, giving the protein MVEKSEVVEKLKTVIDPHTRQSVWDMGLIEQVEVEEDVVDIIFRPSSPFCPIGQQLAFAIKRSVEDLGVKVRVKVVGYVKENELNEALSR; this is encoded by the coding sequence ATGGTAGAAAAATCTGAAGTCGTTGAAAAGCTGAAGACTGTTATAGACCCACATACAAGACAGAGCGTATGGGACATGGGTTTGATAGAACAAGTTGAAGTTGAAGAAGATGTGGTGGACATCATCTTCAGACCCTCTTCCCCGTTCTGCCCAATAGGACAGCAGCTTGCGTTTGCTATCAAGAGGAGCGTTGAGGATCTTGGAGTTAAGGTGAGAGTTAAGGTCGTGGGTTACGTGAAGGAGAATGAGCTGAACGAAGCGCTTTCCAGGTGA
- a CDS encoding adenylate kinase: protein MNLILLGPPGAGKGTQAKRIVEKYGIPQISTGDMLRDAVAKGTELGKKAKEYMDKGELVPDEVVIGIVKERLMQPDCENGFILDGFPRTINQAEALDDILDEMNRKIDAVINIAVPDEEILKRIVYRRICKECGAVYNLIYSPPKVDGKCDKCGGDLYQRDDDKEETVKERLRVYREQTAPLIDYYSRKGSLQNVDGTKNIEEVWSQIVALLEGIKE from the coding sequence ATGAACCTTATTCTTCTCGGACCTCCGGGAGCCGGAAAGGGGACGCAGGCAAAAAGAATTGTTGAGAAATACGGCATTCCCCAGATATCGACGGGAGATATGCTGAGAGATGCAGTGGCAAAAGGTACCGAACTCGGCAAAAAAGCGAAAGAATACATGGACAAGGGCGAACTCGTTCCTGATGAGGTCGTTATCGGCATTGTGAAAGAGAGGTTGATGCAGCCTGACTGTGAGAACGGATTCATTCTGGATGGTTTTCCAAGAACGATAAACCAGGCAGAGGCACTTGATGACATTCTCGACGAGATGAACAGAAAGATAGACGCTGTGATAAACATTGCAGTACCTGATGAAGAGATTCTCAAGAGAATAGTCTACAGAAGGATCTGCAAGGAGTGCGGAGCAGTGTACAATCTGATTTACAGTCCACCAAAGGTAGATGGAAAATGCGATAAATGTGGGGGAGACCTCTATCAGAGAGATGACGATAAAGAAGAGACCGTAAAGGAGAGGCTGAGGGTGTACAGAGAGCAGACCGCCCCACTCATAGACTATTATTCAAGAAAGGGATCACTCCAGAACGTTGACGGAACAAAGAATATCGAGGAAGTATGGAGCCAGATAGTGGCGCTGCTTGAGGGCATTAAAGAGTGA
- a CDS encoding ArsR family transcriptional regulator, with the protein MELSDKDERLVELLAEAGLNRNIARVVVYLSKVGETISRDIEREANLRQPEVSLAMKELKNLGWIKEKEIKRKGKGRPLKSYKLSLDIKDIVKELVEKKREELKKLESELEELEELVGLK; encoded by the coding sequence ATGGAGCTATCCGATAAGGATGAAAGGCTTGTGGAGCTCTTAGCTGAAGCAGGCTTAAACAGGAATATTGCCAGAGTCGTGGTTTACCTTTCAAAGGTTGGTGAAACAATTTCGAGGGATATTGAACGTGAGGCGAATCTGAGACAGCCTGAAGTCAGCCTTGCAATGAAAGAACTCAAGAATCTCGGGTGGATCAAGGAGAAGGAAATCAAGAGAAAGGGTAAGGGTAGACCACTCAAGAGTTACAAGCTCAGTCTTGATATAAAGGACATTGTTAAAGAGCTTGTTGAAAAGAAGAGGGAAGAGCTTAAAAAGCTTGAAAGCGAGCTTGAGGAGCTTGAAGAGCTGGTGGGGCTTAAATGA
- a CDS encoding KEOPS complex subunit Pcc1, producing the protein MLFSVKLMIDEGHPEIISKALMPDDLEWAKSRCENGGLVVEVKTHKIGALINAVEDFFMNIKASSSALNALERV; encoded by the coding sequence GTGCTGTTCTCAGTTAAGCTCATGATCGATGAGGGGCATCCGGAAATTATCTCGAAGGCTCTGATGCCTGATGACCTCGAGTGGGCGAAAAGCCGTTGTGAGAATGGCGGGCTTGTGGTTGAGGTTAAAACTCATAAAATAGGTGCTTTGATAAATGCGGTTGAGGACTTTTTTATGAACATCAAAGCCTCTTCATCTGCTCTAAACGCTCTGGAGCGAGTTTGA
- the mer gene encoding 5,10-methylenetetrahydromethanopterin reductase, translated as MKFGIEFVPNMKYYELEYYVKLAEDSGFEYTWITDHYNNRNVYSMLTILALKTNSIKLGPGVTNPYHISPALTASAIATVNELSNGRAVLGIGAGDKVTFDRIGISWKKPLRRMREAVEIIRALHAGKPVNYDGEIFKFNGARMDFKAGNIPIYIGAQGPKMLQLAAELGDGVLINASHPKDFEAAKENIDAGLDKAGKSRDQFDTVAYASMSVDKDAEKAKNAAKIVVAFIVAGSPDVIFERHGISMDDVNKVREALNNAFTKGDWPGVSKAVTDEMIESFSISGSPDMVIERIRELSKSGVTQVVAGSPIGPDKKKSIKLIGKEIIPAFKE; from the coding sequence ATGAAGTTTGGAATCGAGTTTGTGCCAAATATGAAATACTACGAGCTTGAATACTATGTTAAGCTCGCAGAGGACAGCGGATTTGAATACACCTGGATCACGGACCACTACAACAACAGAAACGTCTATTCTATGCTGACAATTCTTGCCCTGAAAACGAACAGCATAAAGCTTGGCCCGGGTGTTACGAACCCGTACCACATCTCTCCCGCACTTACTGCCTCAGCAATAGCGACCGTAAATGAGCTGAGCAATGGAAGGGCAGTTCTCGGCATTGGTGCAGGTGACAAGGTTACGTTTGACAGGATTGGAATCAGCTGGAAGAAACCTCTCAGGAGGATGAGGGAAGCGGTTGAGATCATAAGGGCCCTTCACGCAGGAAAGCCGGTAAACTATGATGGAGAAATTTTCAAGTTCAACGGAGCTAGGATGGACTTCAAGGCAGGAAATATACCGATATATATCGGAGCGCAGGGGCCAAAGATGCTTCAGCTTGCCGCAGAGCTTGGTGATGGTGTGCTGATAAACGCCTCACACCCGAAAGACTTTGAGGCGGCGAAGGAGAATATAGATGCCGGATTGGACAAAGCAGGGAAGAGCAGAGACCAGTTCGATACAGTGGCGTATGCCTCAATGAGTGTGGACAAGGACGCTGAAAAGGCAAAGAATGCTGCAAAGATTGTTGTGGCCTTCATTGTAGCAGGTTCTCCGGACGTTATCTTTGAGAGGCACGGCATAAGCATGGATGATGTGAACAAGGTTAGGGAGGCCCTTAACAATGCATTCACCAAGGGTGACTGGCCCGGTGTCAGCAAGGCAGTTACTGATGAGATGATTGAGAGCTTCAGCATCAGCGGCTCACCAGACATGGTAATCGAAAGGATCAGAGAGCTTTCAAAGTCAGGAGTTACACAGGTTGTTGCAGGCTCTCCGATAGGGCCTGACAAGAAGAAGTCTATAAAGCTTATTGGAAAAGAGATAATTCCTGCCTTTAAGGAATAG
- a CDS encoding DUF123 domain-containing protein — MYFVIFRLDEDKEIEVGRLGKIKFRKGYYIYTGSAKRGFSKRVKRHFSKKKKLRWHVDYLSVNARAIEAYRCLADEHKLAELASNSMEGIKGFGSSDCKCYSHLYYSENYPEEFVEQAKKLNYVLAERLDYEEL; from the coding sequence ATGTATTTTGTGATATTCAGACTCGACGAGGACAAAGAAATCGAGGTTGGCAGGCTTGGCAAGATAAAGTTCAGAAAGGGGTATTATATTTACACGGGTTCTGCAAAAAGAGGTTTCTCCAAGAGGGTGAAGAGGCATTTTTCCAAGAAAAAGAAGCTGAGGTGGCACGTGGATTATCTCAGCGTAAATGCAAGAGCCATAGAAGCCTACAGATGTCTGGCCGACGAACATAAGCTTGCTGAGCTTGCATCAAACTCCATGGAAGGAATAAAAGGTTTTGGTAGCTCAGACTGCAAATGCTACTCGCACCTTTACTATTCGGAGAACTACCCTGAAGAGTTTGTCGAACAGGCGAAAAAACTTAATTATGTGCTTGCAGAGAGGTTGGATTATGAAGAGTTATGA
- a CDS encoding ASCH domain-containing protein: protein MKHLEFKRKFAEKLLNGEKTSTIRKRVYVKPEELVYVHSGGKIIGKARIKNIRQISFSEIDDEIARKEGFSSADELLEELKQYYSQEENLYLIEFEFTPFKTPVNPAELHYKNSDLMEIAKKALKSDGLNDEERKILELFLRTGSIRKTAFRLGGLWKRGEVRDVLRKACTIINEQK, encoded by the coding sequence ATGAAACACCTGGAATTCAAGAGGAAATTTGCTGAAAAGCTGTTAAATGGTGAAAAAACATCCACAATCAGAAAGAGAGTCTATGTAAAACCTGAAGAACTGGTTTACGTGCATAGCGGAGGAAAGATCATCGGTAAGGCAAGAATAAAGAACATAAGGCAAATCAGCTTCAGCGAGATAGATGATGAGATTGCCAGAAAGGAGGGATTTTCAAGCGCAGATGAGCTTCTTGAGGAGCTGAAACAGTATTACTCCCAGGAAGAGAACCTGTATCTTATAGAATTCGAGTTTACACCCTTCAAAACCCCGGTAAACCCGGCAGAACTGCACTACAAAAACTCAGACTTAATGGAGATTGCAAAAAAGGCTTTGAAGAGTGATGGGCTTAACGATGAGGAAAGGAAAATACTCGAACTCTTTCTCAGGACAGGAAGCATAAGAAAAACGGCCTTCAGACTTGGGGGACTCTGGAAAAGGGGCGAAGTGAGAGATGTGCTGAGAAAAGCCTGCACCATAATTAACGAACAAAAATGA
- a CDS encoding DUF424 family protein, whose amino-acid sequence MKYRMKIYRVKGEVLVAVCDEELIGRNFKEGELKIEIREEFYGEKSYEESEVKKMLRQATIANISGERAVKLAISMGIVDENRVLKIGECWHAQMVVM is encoded by the coding sequence ATGAAATACAGAATGAAGATATACAGAGTTAAAGGCGAAGTGCTTGTTGCTGTATGTGATGAGGAACTGATTGGCAGGAATTTCAAAGAAGGCGAGCTGAAAATCGAAATCAGGGAAGAGTTTTACGGTGAAAAAAGTTACGAGGAAAGCGAAGTGAAGAAAATGCTAAGACAGGCTACGATCGCTAACATTTCAGGAGAGAGGGCCGTGAAGCTCGCAATCAGCATGGGAATCGTGGATGAAAACAGAGTTTTGAAGATAGGAGAATGCTGGCACGCACAGATGGTGGTAATGTAG
- a CDS encoding DUF362 domain-containing protein: MSKVFFTPADVEITDPTRWYQPDKSLVSRLERLIEESRILDNIDKGDIVAVKTHFGDRGTTKMLRSLFVRKVVEKIKEKKAKIYVTETTGLGLTRDRTTAIGRIKIAEENGFTSQTVGAPIIIADGLKGFDAVRVEQNTKHLKEVHVARAIAETDFVVAVTHFKLHMRGGVGGSLKNIGVGCVTKTTKFDIHLPSPPEIDREKCTECDRCVEICPFDAIEDYSINLDKCLKCLGCAEVCEERAVKLGPWLDGDDIAERIVEAAKAVIDTVGKENFAFLNFAIDITPHCDCHPYSAPPQVSDIGVFASNDIVSIDTASLDAYKNESLTSKALIKEKFWSWTSPERLVEYAEELGLGSRRYELEEVP; this comes from the coding sequence ATGTCAAAAGTGTTTTTCACCCCCGCAGATGTTGAGATAACAGACCCAACAAGATGGTATCAGCCCGATAAAAGTCTGGTCTCACGGCTTGAGAGGTTGATTGAAGAAAGTAGAATTCTAGATAACATCGACAAAGGAGATATCGTAGCCGTAAAGACCCATTTTGGAGACAGGGGTACGACTAAAATGCTCAGATCTCTTTTTGTGAGAAAGGTCGTCGAGAAAATTAAAGAGAAGAAGGCAAAAATCTATGTAACTGAGACAACCGGGCTCGGTCTGACGAGGGATCGAACCACTGCCATAGGTAGAATTAAGATCGCTGAAGAGAATGGATTCACCTCCCAGACCGTTGGAGCACCGATAATTATCGCAGATGGGCTGAAAGGTTTTGATGCGGTCAGGGTTGAGCAGAATACCAAGCACCTGAAGGAAGTGCATGTTGCGAGGGCCATAGCAGAGACGGATTTTGTCGTTGCCGTTACTCACTTCAAACTCCACATGAGGGGAGGGGTTGGAGGAAGTCTGAAAAACATCGGTGTTGGATGCGTAACGAAAACAACAAAGTTTGACATACACCTGCCATCTCCGCCGGAGATCGATAGAGAAAAGTGCACCGAATGTGACAGATGTGTCGAAATCTGTCCCTTCGATGCCATTGAAGACTATTCAATCAACCTCGACAAATGTCTGAAATGCCTGGGATGCGCAGAGGTGTGCGAGGAAAGGGCAGTAAAGCTCGGCCCTTGGCTTGATGGGGATGATATTGCCGAAAGAATAGTTGAGGCTGCCAAAGCGGTGATCGATACCGTAGGAAAGGAGAATTTCGCTTTTCTGAATTTCGCAATAGACATAACTCCCCACTGCGACTGTCACCCTTACAGCGCCCCACCCCAAGTGTCTGACATAGGCGTTTTCGCCTCGAACGATATCGTTTCCATCGATACGGCAAGTCTCGATGCCTACAAAAATGAAAGCCTGACCTCCAAAGCACTCATAAAAGAAAAATTCTGGAGCTGGACCTCTCCCGAAAGACTGGTCGAGTATGCCGAAGAACTCGGACTGGGTAGCAGAAGATATGAACTGGAAGAGGTACCATAG
- a CDS encoding translation initiation factor IF-2 subunit beta, giving the protein MKSYDELLERAYALLPEKVTSRDRFEIPRVSVQKEGSRTIVKNFGSIAKMINRSEEHLYKYLVRSLGTAGVVESGRLILQGKFSEREVQKEIDDYVKTYVICKECGAPDTEFVREERVLFVKCLACGAKHSVKGL; this is encoded by the coding sequence ATGAAGAGTTATGATGAACTGCTTGAAAGGGCTTACGCTCTCCTCCCGGAAAAGGTTACCAGCAGAGATAGATTCGAAATCCCGAGGGTGAGTGTTCAGAAAGAAGGTAGCAGAACAATCGTAAAGAATTTTGGATCGATAGCCAAGATGATAAACAGAAGTGAAGAACATCTTTACAAGTACCTTGTAAGATCACTCGGAACCGCGGGTGTTGTAGAGTCTGGAAGACTCATTCTTCAGGGAAAATTCTCAGAAAGGGAGGTGCAGAAGGAAATCGATGACTATGTCAAAACCTACGTCATCTGCAAGGAATGTGGAGCGCCGGACACCGAGTTCGTAAGAGAGGAAAGAGTGCTCTTCGTCAAATGCCTCGCCTGCGGTGCGAAACATTCTGTTAAGGGATTATGA
- the pyrH gene encoding UMP kinase produces MKVLALGGSILFGDLEANKISEFADVIDEFDGKLVIVVGGGKIARKYIEIARDLGANETLCDIIGIDVTRVNARVFSASLRDASSKIPHSPEEVEILLKTCKKVVMGGTFPGHTTDATAAIVAEFVGAEELLIATSVDGVYSSDPNRNPQAQRYERLTSSELVEIVSRSEINAGSSSVVDLLAAKIIQRSRINARVFLGTPENLRKALKGEKIGTEIIP; encoded by the coding sequence ATGAAAGTTCTTGCCCTTGGAGGTTCAATTCTTTTCGGAGATCTCGAGGCAAATAAAATCTCGGAATTCGCAGATGTGATTGACGAGTTTGATGGAAAGCTTGTCATAGTTGTGGGTGGCGGAAAAATAGCAAGAAAATACATAGAGATCGCAAGAGACCTGGGAGCTAACGAGACCCTGTGCGATATAATAGGTATCGACGTCACCAGAGTGAATGCAAGGGTTTTCTCCGCATCCCTCCGTGATGCTTCAAGCAAAATTCCACATTCTCCCGAAGAAGTGGAGATTCTCCTCAAAACCTGCAAAAAGGTGGTCATGGGCGGCACATTTCCGGGACACACGACCGACGCAACGGCTGCCATTGTGGCAGAATTCGTAGGAGCTGAGGAGCTTCTAATCGCCACATCGGTGGATGGTGTTTACAGTTCAGATCCAAACAGAAATCCTCAGGCTCAGAGATATGAAAGGCTCACATCGTCAGAGCTTGTTGAAATAGTCTCCAGAAGCGAAATCAACGCAGGAAGCAGCAGTGTTGTTGACCTGCTCGCAGCCAAAATAATTCAGAGAAGCAGAATTAATGCAAGGGTTTTTCTAGGAACTCCTGAAAACCTGAGGAAGGCATTAAAAGGGGAAAAAATTGGAACTGAGATTATTCCTTGA
- a CDS encoding transcription antitermination factor NusB has translation MLARTDGGNVVPTQKLAAEVLQLLEENTISEKSALREYFTDKTLDYRIRGSVHAYVFEVAKRRNYIDFILQKSLGFRNLGSVNPFIRNLLRIAIYEMFFKGVHPALATDSAVRIAKEINPKAAGFVNAILRNAEKLDVESELEKIRKRSRRKYLALKYFHPEWYIKFAEKTLPDFENLLIANLNQTLYVRANTIRISPENLWRLLEGQGVNLEETVLPEVFRVVSYEKPLTLLDGYDRDFVLQDLGSALVSHALSPEPGDVVVDLAAAPGSKTSHISAMMENRGKIIAVDNSKERVERMRLRMKKLGIRNVEIRVGDGSKFKAQADKVLLDAPCSSTGSVRGYPYVKWRYEAKKFQSLLKLQRKMLTNALRIGDEVVYSTCSITFEENEGNLLKLKELFSIDALNLPIGVSGIRKYGTKTFPHADRVVRLYPHMHDTSGFFISKMKKI, from the coding sequence ATGCTGGCACGCACAGATGGTGGTAATGTAGTCCCCACTCAAAAACTTGCTGCAGAGGTACTTCAGCTGCTTGAGGAGAACACGATTTCAGAGAAATCTGCCCTCAGAGAGTACTTCACAGATAAGACCCTGGATTACAGAATCAGGGGAAGTGTTCATGCTTACGTGTTTGAGGTAGCAAAGAGAAGAAACTATATAGATTTCATCCTGCAAAAATCTCTCGGATTCAGGAATCTCGGCAGCGTAAACCCATTTATAAGGAATCTTCTCAGAATTGCAATCTATGAAATGTTCTTCAAGGGCGTGCATCCAGCCCTCGCAACAGACAGTGCTGTAAGGATTGCAAAAGAGATCAACCCAAAAGCAGCAGGCTTTGTTAACGCAATACTCAGAAACGCTGAAAAACTTGATGTCGAAAGCGAACTTGAAAAAATCAGAAAGAGAAGCAGGAGAAAATATCTCGCCCTGAAGTACTTCCACCCGGAATGGTACATAAAATTCGCCGAAAAAACCCTGCCGGATTTTGAAAACCTGCTCATCGCGAACCTGAATCAGACTCTCTACGTCAGGGCAAACACCATAAGGATATCTCCCGAAAATCTGTGGAGGTTGCTTGAAGGTCAGGGAGTGAATCTCGAGGAGACTGTTCTGCCAGAGGTCTTCAGAGTCGTGAGCTACGAAAAACCCCTGACCCTGCTCGACGGATATGACAGAGACTTTGTTCTCCAGGATCTCGGTTCGGCTCTTGTGAGCCATGCGCTGTCCCCTGAGCCTGGAGATGTGGTGGTTGACCTTGCCGCTGCACCGGGATCAAAGACAAGTCACATTTCCGCAATGATGGAAAACAGAGGGAAGATTATTGCCGTGGATAACTCAAAAGAAAGAGTCGAAAGAATGCGCCTGAGAATGAAGAAACTCGGCATAAGAAATGTCGAAATTCGTGTGGGAGATGGATCAAAATTCAAAGCTCAGGCAGATAAGGTTCTGCTTGACGCTCCATGTTCATCCACAGGTTCGGTAAGGGGCTACCCGTACGTGAAGTGGAGATACGAGGCAAAGAAGTTTCAGTCCCTCCTCAAACTTCAGAGAAAAATGCTCACAAACGCACTGAGAATTGGTGATGAAGTCGTTTACTCCACCTGCAGCATAACATTCGAAGAGAATGAAGGTAACCTGCTGAAACTCAAAGAGCTGTTCAGCATAGACGCCCTCAACCTGCCGATTGGCGTTTCGGGAATAAGAAAATACGGGACGAAAACGTTCCCCCACGCAGACAGGGTTGTGAGACTCTACCCACACATGCACGACACTTCAGGATTTTTCATATCCAAGATGAAGAAAATCTAA